One segment of Solanum stenotomum isolate F172 chromosome 1, ASM1918654v1, whole genome shotgun sequence DNA contains the following:
- the LOC125871407 gene encoding uncharacterized protein LOC125871407 isoform X1: MFFDGYGYHGRSFEQTYRCYPASFIDKPQLENGDKIIMPPSALDRLASLHIDYPMLFELRNDSTERVSHCGVLEFIAEEGMIYMPYWMMENLCLQEGDIVTVKNVTLPKGKYVKLQPHTKDFLDISNPKAILETTLRNFSCLTTGDSIMVAYNNKKYYIDIVETKPSNGISIIETDCEVDFAPPLDYKEPERTAPSRPSNSPAEVQEDATEVEPKFNPFTGGARRLDGKPLKQQLPPSSSSSGSSDKQGNATNGVKKSAAAPSSQNSSRQSQGKLVFGSNANRTPEKKKEPVKEEPPKKEEPKFQAFSGKKYSLRG, translated from the exons CCACAACTAGAAAATGGAGACAAAA TTATAATGCCTCCCTCTGCTCTTGATCGTCTAG cATCACTTCACATTGATTATCCAATGTTGTTTGAGCTTCGAAATGATTCCACGGAACGGGTTTCTCACTGTGGGGTTTTGGAGTTCATTGCAGAAGAGGGCATGATATATATGCCATATTGG ATGATGGAAAATTTATGCCTACAAGAAGGCGATATTGTGACAGTGAAAAATGTAACTCTTCCCAAGGGTAAATATGTTAAGCTGCAACCCCACACGAAGGATTTTCTAGATATTTCTAACCCGAAGGCCAT CTTGGAGACGACACTCAGAAACTTCTCCTGCTTAACCACAGGAGATAGTATTATGGTGGCttacaacaataaaaaatattatatagataTTGTGGAGACCAAACCTTCTAATGGAATAAGTATTATTGAGACAGACTGTGAAGTAGACTTTGCTCCCCCACTTGATTACAAAGAACCTGAAAGAACGGCTCCTTCTCGTCCAAGCAACTCTCCAGCAGAAG TTCAAGAGGATGCAACAGAAGTTGAGCCAAAATTCAACCCTTTTACTGGTGGAGCGAGACGTTTGGATGGGAAACCCTTAAAACAGCAGCTTccaccttcttcttcctcttctggGTCCTCAGATAAGCAAGGTAACGCTACTAATGGTGTTAAGAAATCTGCTGCTGCTCCAAGCTCCCAAAACTCTAGTCGTCAGTCACAAGGGAAGCTTGTATTTGGTTCAAACGCAAATCGTACTCCTGAAAAAAAGAAG GAACCTGTGAAAGAGGAACCTCCAAAGAAAGAAGAACCCAAGTTTCAGGCTTTCTCTGGGAAAAAGTACTCCTTGAGGGGTTAA
- the LOC125853678 gene encoding 30S ribosomal protein S31, mitochondrial has product MAMTQWCSTAARRLMTVMEQRMSFSSSAAPSAAMGGPILCGRGDKRTKKGKRFKDSYGNSRPKKEKKIERIKDKVEVPRSTPWPLPFKLI; this is encoded by the coding sequence ATGGCGATGACACAGTGGTGCAGCACAGCAGCGAGGAGACTGATGACTGTTATGGAGCAACGAATGTCATTTTCATCTTCAGCTGCCCCGTCGGCGGCGATGGGAGGTCCGATCCTTTGCGGACGAGGGGACAAGAGGACGAAGAAAGGGAAGAGATTCAAAGATTCATATGGAAATTCAAGACctaaaaaggagaagaaaattgaACGCATCAAGGATAAAGTTGAGGTCCCCAGGTCTACACCTTGGCCTCTTCCTTTCAAACTCATTTGA
- the LOC125843478 gene encoding NADH dehydrogenase [ubiquinone] 1 beta subcomplex subunit 9, which produces MSGIASVSFLARRASQRERVRILYRRALRDTLNWAVHRHLFYPDADALRERFEVNRKVEDVETIDRLIADGEASYNKWRHPDPYIVPWAPGGSKFNRNPVPPEGIEILYDYGKEEAELV; this is translated from the exons ATGAGCGGAATAGCATCGGTATCGTTCTTAGCTCGAAGAGCGTCGCAGAGGGAGAGGGTTCGGATCCTATACAGGCGTGCTCTCAGAGACACTCTTAATTGGGCCGTCCATCGTCATCTCTTCTATCCTGAT GCGGATGCCCTAAGGGAGCGATTTGAGGTCAACAGAAAAGTG GAAGATGTTGAAACTATTGATAGACTTATAGCTGATGGTGAAGCATCCTACAATAAGTGGCGGCACCCTGATCCTTACATTG TTCCATGGGCACCTGGTGGTTCCAAGTTCAACAGAAATCCAGTGCCGCCAGAAGGG ATTGAGATATTGTATGACTATGGCAAGGAAGAGGCTGAACTAGTATGA